One part of the Terrimicrobium sacchariphilum genome encodes these proteins:
- a CDS encoding beta galactosidase jelly roll domain-containing protein, giving the protein MKSVPVLILVGAFSLSAYAQTPAPTPFAAQPVAVRPIKPAKTTVTPVDAFSAANAASWTTEPVVTGGSAPFSIESADGGFLRLKTDGMDPGKMTVRVFLPGEAAANGSVWAKARANYVTFLCRSNKPARMTFHPLQRGKSAGTNQAAFTAEPGDWKRVILPVADMGLKDLSKVAGIGFRVASAPAGTEVEIKDLAVGNAPYYDDLWKTQKLAISLEGDWRFATDPGDKGMTESWFAPGFDDSQWKVLKSGLDWQAQGIEHYGYGWYRQQIFVPKEFEGVPLKITLCDIKADDDAWFNGQRIGGFNGEYKYNNWNTRTYIVPPALIRYGENNQITIRIWGGNITFIGKKSGLIKGPLVAELDPYTVKFRKPGGEAVAPDLFDLSDAQQGQPFEIIFSFPGELAQAAGAQVQFKLVNSSGTALASGQAPLVTGDKGIATATVPVDLETSRKVYLSGRLWAQLIINDAQGMPLYAGRREMDRLSFLKRDTTPLPALPETLEDTPYGKLKLIDEIDASKPIFEDAHPYLQSGFIKAQERMPAGSDVDVKVTEILGKKARESAYGWFAYRVGRGKLNPRSTYLLRIEYPEDKPRFSPIEVQVGQNFMDVGWKSGVGKPDDVYDNWPISQKWNWYDVIVPLDDETTGTGGTGTAPAENGFWVYFMNKIGPEGFYSMWEGGPAVAKIKLYEINPEKDAPVIHRPEGLPNRVLSLDWERQPDGNPEDFVKYAKLMGYSAISPIMLKWTFMNYSDPLNGYTSIVIDEHNYWANKPYDPTTGEPASSPIPGRKTQHELFLEATKKWGIDYIPRFEWGGSMDLPEDAKAIGVDGKLAKPNRFAQWSANLLNQASWDDLQKLMDHLIKPYVKDNPQLTGVLWRIRCDRVQISYGEADLELFSKETGIALPAGGQAQRAAWAAGEMRAKYDEWWHGKRADFHKKLAALLQSYRPGMELYYYNWDPDKFGIILPDITAWAFKAKVAKSGPTGGKAAYEAEREERSKLTAADYIETMRTGNFGDASKGINRADYGIRPELYRDTPGIQIFAPANYLCYADKPEYLNYFQTADGLAVSNVVSYDEVNARMINPKYEGNMITPGGPEFSMALELLAYFHGDARTLNYTVYTYGRGFADAHRRFAQAFLALPAVKGTVIDQGDADVKARLYPTDKGTYLGVAYKGYEGKKLTIKVPGKAGAKLKDLVTDKYMSTTDSGGDLQFVIDSQPMELNAYRIE; this is encoded by the coding sequence ATGAAATCCGTACCTGTCCTGATCCTTGTCGGCGCGTTCAGCCTGAGCGCATATGCCCAGACGCCGGCTCCCACACCCTTTGCCGCCCAGCCGGTGGCGGTGCGTCCCATCAAGCCCGCCAAGACGACCGTGACTCCGGTCGACGCGTTCAGCGCGGCGAACGCGGCCTCGTGGACCACGGAACCGGTGGTGACCGGAGGCAGCGCGCCATTTTCCATCGAGAGTGCGGACGGGGGTTTTCTGCGTCTCAAGACGGACGGGATGGACCCGGGGAAGATGACGGTCCGGGTGTTCCTGCCCGGTGAAGCGGCGGCCAATGGGTCGGTATGGGCCAAGGCTCGGGCGAACTACGTGACCTTCCTCTGTCGTAGCAACAAGCCGGCGCGAATGACCTTTCATCCGTTGCAGCGCGGCAAATCCGCCGGGACCAACCAGGCGGCTTTCACGGCCGAGCCGGGCGACTGGAAGCGTGTGATCCTGCCAGTGGCGGACATGGGGCTGAAGGACCTCTCGAAAGTGGCGGGAATCGGTTTCCGCGTTGCCAGTGCGCCGGCGGGTACGGAGGTCGAGATCAAGGACCTGGCGGTCGGCAATGCGCCGTACTACGACGACCTGTGGAAGACGCAGAAGCTCGCCATCAGCCTCGAGGGCGACTGGCGCTTTGCCACCGATCCCGGTGACAAGGGAATGACCGAGAGCTGGTTCGCACCCGGTTTTGACGATTCCCAGTGGAAGGTCCTGAAGTCCGGTCTGGACTGGCAGGCGCAGGGCATCGAGCACTACGGGTACGGCTGGTATCGCCAGCAGATCTTCGTGCCCAAGGAGTTCGAGGGTGTTCCGCTGAAGATCACGCTTTGCGACATCAAGGCTGACGACGACGCGTGGTTCAACGGTCAGCGCATTGGCGGGTTCAACGGCGAGTACAAGTACAACAACTGGAATACGCGGACCTACATCGTGCCGCCCGCCCTCATCCGCTACGGGGAGAACAACCAGATCACCATCCGCATCTGGGGAGGCAACATCACCTTCATCGGAAAGAAGAGCGGACTCATCAAAGGCCCGCTCGTGGCGGAGCTCGATCCCTACACGGTGAAATTTCGCAAGCCCGGCGGCGAGGCTGTCGCGCCCGATTTGTTTGACCTGAGCGATGCCCAGCAGGGCCAGCCCTTTGAGATCATCTTTTCCTTCCCCGGGGAACTCGCCCAGGCGGCGGGAGCGCAGGTGCAGTTCAAGCTGGTGAACTCCAGCGGCACCGCGCTCGCCTCCGGTCAGGCTCCGCTGGTCACGGGAGACAAGGGAATCGCCACCGCCACGGTGCCGGTCGACCTGGAAACCTCACGCAAGGTCTACCTGAGCGGGCGGCTCTGGGCGCAGCTCATCATCAACGACGCGCAGGGCATGCCGCTTTACGCCGGTCGTCGCGAGATGGATCGGCTTTCCTTCCTGAAGCGCGACACGACGCCGCTGCCTGCGCTGCCCGAGACGCTGGAGGACACTCCGTACGGGAAGCTGAAGCTGATCGATGAGATCGATGCCTCCAAGCCGATCTTTGAGGACGCGCATCCCTACCTGCAAAGCGGCTTTATCAAGGCGCAGGAGCGCATGCCGGCCGGTTCGGATGTCGACGTAAAGGTGACGGAGATCCTCGGCAAAAAGGCCCGCGAGAGCGCGTACGGCTGGTTTGCCTATCGCGTGGGACGCGGGAAGCTCAACCCCCGGTCGACCTACCTGCTCCGCATCGAGTACCCGGAAGACAAGCCCCGCTTTTCTCCCATCGAGGTGCAGGTCGGGCAGAACTTCATGGATGTGGGATGGAAGAGCGGTGTCGGCAAACCGGATGATGTTTATGACAACTGGCCGATCAGCCAGAAGTGGAACTGGTACGACGTGATCGTGCCTCTCGACGACGAGACCACGGGCACGGGCGGTACCGGCACGGCCCCGGCGGAGAACGGATTCTGGGTCTATTTCATGAACAAGATCGGTCCCGAGGGCTTTTACAGCATGTGGGAAGGCGGCCCGGCGGTCGCGAAGATCAAGCTCTACGAGATCAATCCCGAGAAGGATGCCCCGGTGATTCATCGTCCCGAGGGGCTGCCCAATCGCGTGCTCTCGCTGGACTGGGAGCGCCAGCCGGATGGCAATCCGGAGGACTTCGTGAAGTACGCCAAGCTCATGGGCTACTCGGCGATCTCGCCGATCATGCTCAAGTGGACCTTCATGAACTACAGCGATCCGCTGAATGGCTACACCTCCATCGTCATCGACGAGCACAACTACTGGGCCAACAAGCCGTACGATCCGACGACCGGCGAACCGGCCTCGTCGCCCATTCCTGGCCGCAAGACCCAGCACGAACTCTTCCTTGAGGCGACGAAGAAGTGGGGTATCGACTACATCCCGCGCTTCGAGTGGGGCGGCTCGATGGATCTGCCCGAGGATGCCAAGGCCATCGGGGTGGATGGCAAGCTGGCCAAGCCCAACCGCTTTGCCCAATGGTCGGCCAACCTGCTGAACCAGGCGTCGTGGGACGATCTGCAGAAGCTGATGGATCATCTCATCAAGCCGTACGTGAAGGACAATCCGCAGCTCACCGGCGTGTTGTGGCGCATCCGCTGCGACCGCGTACAAATCTCCTATGGCGAAGCCGACCTGGAGCTTTTCTCCAAGGAAACGGGCATCGCGCTACCGGCTGGCGGGCAGGCGCAACGCGCCGCCTGGGCGGCGGGCGAGATGCGGGCGAAGTATGACGAATGGTGGCATGGCAAGCGGGCGGACTTTCACAAGAAGCTCGCTGCTCTCCTGCAGAGCTACCGTCCCGGCATGGAGTTGTACTACTACAACTGGGACCCCGATAAATTTGGCATCATCCTGCCCGACATCACGGCCTGGGCCTTCAAGGCCAAGGTCGCGAAATCCGGTCCCACGGGCGGGAAAGCCGCCTACGAGGCCGAGCGCGAGGAGCGGAGCAAGCTGACCGCCGCCGACTACATCGAGACGATGCGGACGGGGAACTTTGGCGATGCCTCCAAGGGCATCAATCGCGCGGACTACGGCATCCGGCCGGAACTCTACCGCGACACGCCCGGCATCCAGATCTTTGCCCCGGCGAATTATCTCTGCTATGCCGACAAGCCGGAATACCTGAATTACTTCCAGACCGCCGACGGCCTGGCGGTGAGCAACGTCGTCTCCTATGACGAGGTGAACGCCCGCATGATCAACCCGAAGTATGAGGGCAATATGATCACCCCGGGCGGCCCGGAATTCAGCATGGCACTGGAGCTTCTCGCCTACTTCCATGGCGACGCGCGCACGCTGAACTACACAGTCTATACGTACGGTCGTGGCTTTGCCGACGCGCATCGGCGGTTTGCCCAGGCGTTCCTCGCCCTGCCGGCGGTCAAGGGAACGGTGATCGACCAGGGAGATGCAGACGTGAAGGCGCGGCTGTATCCGACCGACAAGGGAACCTACCTCGGCGTCGCTTACAAGGGGTACGAAGGCAAAAAGCTGACGATCAAGGTTCCCGGCAAGGCTGGAGCCAAGCTGAAGGACCTCGTCACTGACAAGTATATGTCCACGACCGACTCCGGCGGCGATCTGCAGTTTGTCATCGACTCGCAGCCGATGGAACTGAACGCTTATCGGATCGAGTAG
- a CDS encoding sialate O-acetylesterase — translation MKTSRLLASLLCVVAPSLALADVQLPPVFSDHMVLQAGRPVPVWGKASPGEKVSVRAGAQVKEAQAAADGKWSVTLDPLKSGEELTLTVQGGSGAPVTISDVLAGEVWLCSGQSNMALPVAKAKDAATEIAAANWPKIRMFQNKKWIICSPQTAGTFSAVAYYFGRDIHQKTGAPVGLLNMSSGGTPIELWTSPEAQKAVPGLQPLFAKGDVAEAAGEDAKQAESDRQQAVEVEGKQAVAAQKKAPGYLFADRILPLVPFAIQGVLWYQGEANSYTEHANLYGLQLATMIKDWRARWGYDFAFLTVQLPELGPAQTEPMQTHGRVLVREGELKSLELPNTGLAVLLGTGEEKSNHPLNKQEAGRRLANWALASVYGQKDVAMSGPLPAGSTVQGDRVVISFTHTDGGLVVQGGGPLKGFAISGTDGKWVWGDAVIEGDKVAVSSAEVKQPVAVRYAWAINPVTANLANGAGLPATPFRTDDQAISNRAGQ, via the coding sequence GTGAAAACCTCCCGTTTGCTGGCGTCGCTGCTTTGCGTCGTCGCTCCCTCGCTCGCTCTGGCCGATGTGCAACTGCCGCCGGTCTTCTCCGACCACATGGTGCTCCAGGCCGGGCGGCCTGTGCCGGTATGGGGCAAGGCTTCGCCGGGTGAAAAGGTCTCCGTGCGGGCTGGTGCGCAGGTGAAGGAAGCCCAGGCTGCGGCAGATGGAAAATGGTCGGTCACGCTCGACCCGCTGAAGTCCGGTGAGGAATTGACTCTTACCGTCCAGGGCGGATCGGGAGCGCCTGTCACCATCAGCGATGTGCTGGCAGGCGAGGTGTGGCTGTGTTCCGGGCAATCCAACATGGCCCTGCCGGTGGCGAAGGCGAAAGACGCGGCGACGGAGATCGCGGCGGCCAACTGGCCGAAGATCCGGATGTTTCAAAACAAGAAGTGGATCATTTGCAGCCCGCAAACGGCGGGGACCTTCTCGGCGGTGGCGTACTATTTTGGCCGGGACATTCATCAAAAGACCGGCGCTCCGGTGGGCTTGCTCAACATGTCCTCGGGTGGCACGCCGATCGAGCTGTGGACCAGCCCGGAGGCGCAGAAGGCCGTACCCGGTCTCCAGCCGCTGTTTGCCAAGGGAGATGTCGCCGAGGCAGCGGGCGAGGATGCCAAGCAGGCGGAAAGCGATCGCCAGCAGGCGGTCGAGGTGGAGGGCAAACAGGCAGTCGCCGCACAGAAGAAAGCGCCGGGTTATTTGTTTGCCGACCGCATCCTGCCGCTCGTGCCCTTCGCGATCCAGGGCGTGCTCTGGTACCAGGGCGAGGCCAATTCCTACACCGAACACGCCAACCTCTATGGTCTCCAGCTCGCCACGATGATCAAGGACTGGCGTGCGCGCTGGGGCTACGACTTTGCCTTCCTCACGGTGCAACTGCCCGAGCTCGGACCCGCGCAGACCGAGCCGATGCAGACCCACGGGCGCGTGCTCGTCCGGGAGGGGGAACTCAAGTCCCTTGAGCTTCCCAATACGGGCCTGGCGGTGCTGCTCGGGACGGGCGAGGAGAAGTCCAACCACCCGCTCAACAAGCAGGAGGCCGGACGGCGTCTCGCAAACTGGGCGCTCGCCTCGGTGTACGGCCAGAAGGATGTCGCGATGTCCGGACCGCTGCCCGCCGGCAGCACGGTGCAAGGCGACCGCGTCGTCATCAGCTTTACCCACACCGATGGGGGACTGGTCGTGCAGGGCGGCGGGCCGCTCAAGGGCTTTGCCATTTCCGGAACTGATGGAAAGTGGGTCTGGGGTGATGCGGTGATCGAGGGCGACAAGGTGGCGGTCTCCAGTGCGGAGGTGAAGCAGCCTGTCGCGGTGCGCTATGCCTGGGCGATCAATCCCGTCACCGCCAACCTGGCCAACGGCGCGGGTTTGCCCGCCACGCCATTCCGGACCGACGATCAGGCGATTTCGAACCGGGCCGGGCAATAG